In the genome of Gammaproteobacteria bacterium, the window ATCCATGCGGGTGTGCGTCTGGCTTATGTGCCGATGACCGCCGAACGGGTGACGGGCATTGTTTCTCGTGGCGGTTCGATCATGGCGAAGTGGTGTTTGGCGCATCACGAAGAGAATTTCCTCTACACCCATTTCGAAGACATCTGCGCGATCATGAAAGCCTATGACGTTTCCTTCTCTCTGGGTGATGGTTTGCGTCCCGGTTGTCTGGCGGATGCCAACGATGCGGCGCAGTTTGCTGAGCTGGAGACCTTGGGTGAGTTGACTAAAATCGCGTGGGAACATGATGTTCAGGTGATGATCGAAGGCCCTGGCCATGTGCCGATGCAGATGATCAAAGAGAACATGGATAAGGAGCTGAAAGATTGTTTCGAAGCGCCTTTCTATACTCTCGGGCCGTTGGTGACGGACATCTCGCCTGGTTACGATCATTTTAGCTCGGGTATCGGTGCGGCACAGATCGGTTGGTACGGTACGTCGATGCTCTGTTATGTGACTCCGAAAGAGCATTTGGGGCTGCCAAATAAGGCCGATGTGCGTGAAGGCATTATTACTTACCGCATCGCAGCTCATGCGGCGGATCTGGCCAAGGGGTTCCCTGGGGTGCAGTTGCGTGACAACGCACTGTCTAAAGCGCGTTTTGAATTCCGTTGGGTGGATCAATTCGCTCTGAGTCTCGATCCCGAGCGGGCGCAAGAGTTTCATGATGAAACCATGCCCGCACAGGCGCACAAGGTGGCGCATTTCTGCTCCATGTGTGGACCGAATTTCTGTTCCATGAAGATCTCACAAGACGTGCGTGATTACGCAAAAAAGAACGGCTTGAAAGACATTGGAGTGGCGGTTGAAGTGGGGATGAAAGAAAAAGCGGCTGAGTTTAAAAAGCAGGGCGCGGAGATTTATAAGGAGGTTTAGGGCTTCTGGTGTAAATCGAATGTAATTAACTCCTCGCTTTGTCGGGGAGTTTTTTTGCTTGTTTTGTATGAATTATGGAGGGCAACAAAATTTTGTTGCCTTGTTATGATGTGTAGTATTTTATAAGGGAAAAATATGAGTGATGATATTCACGCTTGTCAGTCTTTATTGGATCAGGTAATACAGGTAATTCAATGTCATGAAGAACATGCCAACAAGCAAGGTGAGAATTTCAATATTTTCTCTATTTTGAAGGTGGGGCGTGATGAGGTTAGAACACACTCTCGGTTTATCTATGAGCTGCTTAACCCTAGAGGAAGGCATGGTCAAGGTAATGTGTTTTTAACTGAGTTTGCAAGAATTGTTCTTGATTGTAAGGACTATGAAACGGCACGAAACCCGAAGAGAGAAGATCGCACTGAAAACTCAGTGAAAGATAGGAGAATAGACTTCACTCTTGAGACGGATAGCGCAGTGATTGGTATTGAGCTTAAGATTGATGCGAAAGACCAAAATCGTCAGTTGTATGATTATTACCAGACATTGGAGAGTAGAGCGGGAAGAAGTCAAAAGCCAAAGTTGTTTTATTTGACGCTTGATGGAAAAGAGGCTAGTGAAAACAGCTATGTTAAGGGCGAGAAAAAAGTTGATTATGAGCAAATTTGCTTTTCCGAAAATATTTTAAATTGGATCTCAAAGTGTATCCAAATTTCAGCTGAAAAAAGTGTGCTTAGAGAGGCGTTGATTCAGTATAAAATCTTAGTTGAAAAACTCGTTGGGATAAATGGAGGGCTGGATGTGAAAGTGCTGAAAAAGATTTCTAAAGGTAGTGAAGCTTTGAAAGCTGCTATTGAGATAGGTAAAGTTTTGAATGAAGCTAAGGTTGCTGTTCAAAAAAAGTTTTGGTCTTCTCTTCTAAAGAAGCTTAATGGAAAAAATAGTGTTAAATTTGATCACTATTTTATAGAGTCACATTCACCTAAGTGTAGGAAAAGTTTTGATGATAGTGTTGAAGGTTACTATAAATATAGAAACAAAGTGTTTGGAGTATTTTGTGACTTGGGAGAAGTTGATGGTGCAAGTGGTTCATTGCATATGAGATTGCATGTGGAGATTTGGGATAAAGTATACTATGGGCTGTGTTTGTCTGAAAGTAGTGATGGAAAGAGGGTTGAAGGGAGTGTAAATGAAACATTTGTTTGTCGATCAAAAGGAAAAAATTTTAGTGACATTTTTCCAAAAGAAATTTCTTACGATGCCGACAAAAAAGGTTGTTTATGGTTGACTAGCGATGGTGGTGTTAGAGGGGTTGAAGGTAATGATCGTGTTGATTTTAAAGATTTTGGTGAAAACGATGAAGAGATGCTTGTTGATAGTAAGGTGATGGGGGAGGTGATTGATAAAGCTGTTGAAGACATAAATTCGTTAGTTGATGAGGTGAGACGTAGTGGGGTTTTAATAAAGGGCGCTAAAATTTAGAGGTCTTTATGAAAGAAATCGTTCGTTGGATTCATTGCTTTGGTATTTTTCAAAACACGATAAAACAACTTGATCGTGCCGTGGCATTGATGGCAGAGCGAGAGCTGTCGGAGCTGGAAAGACAGGGTGTAATTCAGGCGTTTGAATACAACTACGAACTGGCTTGGAATGTCATAGAAGACTTCTATCAGACCGAATTTGCTTGATCATATCGAGCGAGTGGGGATTGAGATTTATAATGTGAATGGATGCGTTTGAATTTTATCAAGAAACAGCGCGGATATTAATATTCAATGCTTTCATCACACCCTGAATGGTTGCCCACTGAGGTTTGGCTTTACCAGAAAAAACTTTATATAAGCTTTCTCTATTGAGGCCAGATTTTTTAGCAATATCAGCAACGCCTCTTGCTTTGGCAACATGCCCAAGAGCAATCACAAAAACCTCTGGATTGTCATTGTCTTGATAGGCATCATTAAGATATTGTGCAATTTCTTCATCTGTCTCAAGATAATCCATTGGGTTAAACGCAGATACTTTGGTAGTCATAG includes:
- a CDS encoding putative addiction module antidote protein yields the protein MTTKVSAFNPMDYLETDEEIAQYLNDAYQDNDNPEVFVIALGHVAKARGVADIAKKSGLNRESLYKVFSGKAKPQWATIQGVMKALNINIRAVS
- a CDS encoding PD-(D/E)XK nuclease family protein, with protein sequence MSDDIHACQSLLDQVIQVIQCHEEHANKQGENFNIFSILKVGRDEVRTHSRFIYELLNPRGRHGQGNVFLTEFARIVLDCKDYETARNPKREDRTENSVKDRRIDFTLETDSAVIGIELKIDAKDQNRQLYDYYQTLESRAGRSQKPKLFYLTLDGKEASENSYVKGEKKVDYEQICFSENILNWISKCIQISAEKSVLREALIQYKILVEKLVGINGGLDVKVLKKISKGSEALKAAIEIGKVLNEAKVAVQKKFWSSLLKKLNGKNSVKFDHYFIESHSPKCRKSFDDSVEGYYKYRNKVFGVFCDLGEVDGASGSLHMRLHVEIWDKVYYGLCLSESSDGKRVEGSVNETFVCRSKGKNFSDIFPKEISYDADKKGCLWLTSDGGVRGVEGNDRVDFKDFGENDEEMLVDSKVMGEVIDKAVEDINSLVDEVRRSGVLIKGAKI
- a CDS encoding nucleotidyltransferase substrate binding protein, which codes for MKEIVRWIHCFGIFQNTIKQLDRAVALMAERELSELERQGVIQAFEYNYELAWNVIEDFYQTEFA